One genomic segment of Streptomyces sp. TLI_146 includes these proteins:
- a CDS encoding amidohydrolase family protein, producing the protein MDLVIRDTLVMDGTGAPGHRADVGIKDGRITAIHPEHTPRLTGTRTLDAHGLALAPGFIDMHAHSDLALLRDPDHSAKAAQGVTLEVLGQDGLSYAPVDDRTLAEVRRAITGWNGDGSDLDLDWRTVGDYLDRLDHGFDGQGIAVNAAYLIPQGTVRMYAMGWEDREATRQELDRMRQLVAEGLEQGAVGMSSGLTYTPGMYAPDAELTELCEVVARYGGYYCPHHRSYGAGALRAYEEMVELTRAAGCALHLAHATMNFGVNEGRAPELLALLDRALATGSDITLDTYPYTPGCTTLAAMLPSWAGEGGPETVLARLRDEATAERIRHAMEVVGSDGCHGVPIDWETIEISGVGEAGLASFVGRTVAESARARGEAPWTTARRLLIDDGLGSTILQHVGHEENVRAIMRHRVHTGGSDGILQGAKPHPRAYGTFPHYLGHYARDLGVLPLEEMVAHLTSRPAARLRLPDRGLIREGYRADVVLFDPETVAAGSTFEHPRTLPTGIPYVLIDGRFVIEDGRRTDVLAGRAVRRTPTPPTRYPLAQFTAGTAGRR; encoded by the coding sequence CTGGACCTCGTCATCCGCGACACCCTCGTCATGGACGGCACCGGCGCCCCCGGCCACCGCGCGGACGTCGGCATCAAAGACGGCCGCATCACCGCGATCCACCCCGAGCACACCCCGCGCCTCACCGGCACCCGCACGCTCGACGCCCACGGCCTGGCCCTCGCCCCCGGCTTCATCGACATGCACGCCCACTCCGACCTGGCCCTCCTCCGCGACCCGGACCACAGCGCCAAGGCCGCCCAGGGCGTCACCCTGGAAGTCCTGGGCCAGGACGGCCTCTCGTACGCGCCCGTCGACGACCGCACCCTCGCCGAGGTCCGCAGGGCGATCACCGGCTGGAACGGCGACGGCTCGGACCTCGACCTCGACTGGCGCACGGTCGGCGACTACCTCGACCGCCTCGACCACGGCTTCGACGGGCAGGGCATCGCGGTCAACGCCGCCTATCTGATCCCCCAGGGCACGGTCCGGATGTACGCGATGGGCTGGGAGGACCGCGAGGCCACCCGCCAAGAGCTGGACCGTATGCGGCAGTTGGTGGCCGAGGGCCTGGAGCAGGGCGCGGTCGGGATGTCGTCCGGGCTGACCTACACCCCGGGCATGTACGCCCCGGACGCCGAGCTCACCGAGCTCTGCGAGGTCGTCGCCCGGTACGGCGGCTACTACTGCCCCCACCACCGCTCGTACGGCGCGGGCGCCCTGCGCGCCTACGAGGAGATGGTCGAGCTCACCCGCGCGGCCGGCTGCGCGCTGCACCTGGCCCACGCCACGATGAACTTCGGCGTGAACGAGGGAAGGGCACCCGAGCTCCTCGCCCTCCTCGACCGGGCGCTCGCCACCGGTTCGGACATCACGCTCGACACCTATCCGTACACCCCGGGCTGTACGACGCTCGCCGCGATGCTGCCGAGCTGGGCGGGCGAGGGCGGACCGGAGACGGTTCTCGCCCGGCTGCGGGACGAGGCGACGGCCGAGCGGATCCGGCACGCCATGGAGGTGGTGGGGTCGGACGGCTGCCACGGGGTGCCGATCGACTGGGAGACGATCGAGATCTCGGGGGTGGGCGAGGCGGGGCTCGCGTCCTTCGTGGGCCGTACGGTCGCCGAGTCGGCGCGGGCGCGCGGCGAGGCGCCCTGGACGACCGCCCGCCGCCTCCTGATCGACGACGGCCTCGGCTCGACGATCCTCCAGCACGTGGGCCACGAGGAGAACGTCCGGGCGATCATGCGCCACCGCGTCCACACCGGCGGCAGCGACGGCATCCTCCAGGGCGCCAAGCCCCACCCGCGCGCCTACGGCACGTTCCCCCACTACCTGGGCCACTACGCCCGCGACCTGGGCGTCCTTCCCCTGGAGGAGATGGTCGCGCATCTGACCTCGCGCCCGGCGGCCCGGCTGCGGCTCCCGGACCGGGGCCTGATCAGGGAGGGCTACCGCGCGGACGTCGTCCTCTTCGACCCGGAGACGGTCGCGGCGGGCTCGACGTTCGAGCACCCCCGCACCCTGCCCACCGGCATCCCGTACGTCCTGATCGACGGCAGGTTCGTCATCGAGGACGGACGGCGCACGGACGTACTGGCGGGGCGGGCGGTCCGCAGAACGCCCACCCCGCCGACGCGCTACCCCTTGGCTCAGTTCACGGCCGGGACCGCCGGGCGCAGGTAG
- a CDS encoding amino acid deaminase, translating into MGFLAGLAEERVDHRFKGLPPDADGLTVGELAAQRRNLFTDGFTTPVLALSAERLEHNLALMETYATRHGLAFAPHGKTTMAPELFARQLDHGAWGITLAVPHQVRVARAFGIRRIFLANELVDAAALKWIAAELTRDAEFQLICYVDSVRGVELMDAALAGAARPVDVVVELGAGEGARTGARTEAECTAVADAVAATRTLRLVGVAGYEAEVPGATPERVAAWLRRLTALASEFDKAGRFSGTGLDEIVVSAGGSAWFDAVADTFAEIPELSLPVLKLLRSGAYVSHDDGQYRRLTPFNRIPEEGALHPAFRLWAQVVSRPGPDQAFVNAGKRDAAYDLDLPEAQVVRGARDGVERPATGIEVTALSDQHAWLRTAPGVDLEVGDWVGLGLSHPCTSFDKWPLIPLVEADGTVTDYVRTYF; encoded by the coding sequence ATGGGGTTCCTGGCAGGACTGGCCGAAGAGCGCGTCGACCACCGCTTCAAGGGGCTTCCCCCGGACGCCGACGGGCTGACCGTCGGCGAACTGGCGGCCCAGCGCCGGAACCTGTTCACGGACGGCTTCACCACCCCCGTCCTCGCCCTCTCCGCCGAGCGCCTGGAGCACAACCTCGCGCTGATGGAGACGTACGCGACCCGGCACGGCCTCGCCTTCGCCCCGCACGGCAAGACCACGATGGCCCCCGAGCTGTTCGCCCGCCAGCTCGACCACGGCGCCTGGGGCATCACGCTCGCCGTGCCCCACCAGGTGCGCGTGGCCCGTGCGTTCGGCATCCGGCGGATCTTCCTCGCCAACGAGCTGGTGGACGCGGCGGCCCTGAAGTGGATCGCCGCCGAGCTGACGCGGGACGCCGAGTTCCAGCTCATCTGCTACGTGGACTCGGTGCGCGGGGTCGAGCTGATGGACGCGGCGCTGGCCGGCGCGGCCCGCCCGGTGGATGTCGTCGTCGAGCTGGGCGCGGGCGAGGGCGCCCGCACCGGCGCGCGGACCGAGGCCGAGTGCACGGCGGTCGCCGACGCGGTGGCCGCGACCCGCACCCTGCGTCTGGTGGGTGTGGCGGGTTACGAGGCCGAGGTCCCCGGGGCCACCCCGGAGCGGGTCGCGGCCTGGCTGCGCAGGCTGACCGCGCTGGCCTCGGAGTTCGACAAGGCGGGCCGCTTCTCGGGGACGGGACTCGACGAGATCGTGGTCAGCGCGGGCGGCAGCGCCTGGTTCGACGCGGTGGCCGACACCTTCGCCGAGATCCCCGAACTGTCCCTCCCCGTACTGAAGTTGCTGCGCTCGGGGGCGTACGTCTCGCACGACGACGGCCAGTACCGGCGGCTCACACCCTTCAACCGCATCCCCGAAGAGGGCGCCCTGCACCCCGCCTTCCGCCTGTGGGCCCAGGTCGTCTCCCGGCCCGGCCCCGACCAGGCGTTCGTGAACGCGGGCAAGCGGGACGCGGCGTACGACCTCGACCTTCCCGAGGCGCAGGTGGTGCGCGGGGCGCGGGACGGCGTCGAGCGCCCGGCGACCGGCATCGAGGTCACCGCCCTCTCCGACCAGCACGCCTGGCTGCGCACGGCCCCGGGCGTGGACCTGGAGGTCGGCGACTGGGTGGGCCTGGGCCTGTCCCACCCGTGCACCAGCTTCGACAAGTGGCCCCTGATCCCGCTGGTGGAGGCGGACGGAACGGTGACGGACTACGTGCGGACGTACTTCTGA
- a CDS encoding PfkB family carbohydrate kinase codes for MVAFLPSRPGRLADVPSFERGTGGAESNVACALAAAGHTVKWVSRVGADGFGDHLVEAVGAYGVDTSGVRRDPGRPTGVYFRTADDRAAGTHEVAYYRAGSAASAMSVANVPFGEVWAGRVLHLSGITAALSADCLNLTRELTARRPGRPLLSFDVNHRAGLWHGATGPRVLLELARGADVVFVGEDEAEEAWGVRGALAIREALPEVGVLVVKRGAAGVTVFEAPTPPLPESLRRSPVDCGPSVAGRAVPRAPRCPGARGTARATHHGPQPNGTAVPAPRVDVVATVGAGDAFAAGFLHGTLRGLPVRERARHGHLFAAAALTVPADHAAPPPRAHADRLAALDDDAWGRLRLGPGWTGEEQEVRTS; via the coding sequence ATGGTCGCCTTCCTGCCGTCCCGCCCCGGGCGCCTCGCCGACGTGCCGTCCTTCGAGCGGGGGACCGGCGGCGCCGAGTCCAACGTGGCGTGCGCGCTGGCGGCCGCCGGGCACACCGTGAAGTGGGTCAGCCGGGTGGGGGCGGACGGCTTCGGGGACCACCTGGTCGAGGCGGTGGGCGCCTACGGGGTGGACACGTCCGGGGTGCGGCGCGACCCCGGCCGCCCCACCGGCGTGTACTTCCGCACCGCCGACGACCGGGCCGCCGGGACGCACGAGGTCGCGTACTACCGGGCCGGGTCGGCCGCCTCCGCCATGTCGGTGGCGAACGTGCCGTTCGGTGAGGTGTGGGCGGGGCGGGTGCTGCATCTTTCCGGGATCACGGCGGCGCTGTCCGCAGACTGCCTCAACCTGACCCGCGAACTGACCGCCCGCCGCCCCGGCCGCCCCCTGCTCTCCTTCGACGTCAACCACCGCGCCGGCCTGTGGCACGGGGCGACGGGCCCGCGTGTACTGCTCGAACTCGCCCGGGGGGCGGACGTGGTGTTCGTGGGGGAGGACGAGGCGGAGGAGGCATGGGGGGTGCGGGGGGCTTTGGCGATCCGTGAGGCGTTGCCGGAGGTGGGGGTGCTGGTGGTGAAGCGGGGCGCCGCGGGGGTGACCGTGTTCGAAGCCCCCACCCCGCCCCTTCCCGAAAGCCTCCGGCGGTCGCCAGTCGACTGCGGGCCGTCTGTGGCTGGTCGCGCAGTTCCCCGCGCCCCCAGGTGCCCAGGGGCGCGGGGAACTGCGCGAGCAACCCACCACGGTCCGCAGCCGAACGGCACCGCGGTCCCCGCACCCCGCGTGGACGTCGTCGCCACCGTCGGTGCCGGGGACGCCTTCGCCGCCGGGTTCCTGCACGGCACCCTGCGCGGGCTCCCCGTACGGGAACGGGCCCGGCACGGGCACCTGTTCGCCGCCGCCGCGCTCACCGTCCCCGCCGACCACGCGGCCCCGCCGCCCCGCGCGCACGCCGACCGGCTTGCCGCCCTGGACGACGACGCCTGGGGGAGACTTCGTCTCGGCCCCGGGTGGACGGGGGAGGAGCAGGAGGTACGTACGTCATGA
- a CDS encoding IclR family transcriptional regulator encodes MSQTVDRALSILPLLAQGPADLGQVAERLGVHKSTALRLLRTLHEHGLVYRQEDQRYRLGARLFALAQEAVENLDVREIAHPHLVALNERIGHTVHLAVYEDGEVLYIDKVESRYPVRMYSRVGKPVAITVAAVAKLLLADLPDAERRAVADKLDYPMYTSRSTPNAAAFLKELAAVREQGWATDLGGHEESINCVGAPVRGTDGRVVAAMSVSAPNVVVTAEELLGLLPQVRRTADAISREYSGTIPEQEGSS; translated from the coding sequence ATGAGCCAGACCGTCGACCGGGCGCTGAGCATCCTGCCGCTGCTGGCGCAGGGCCCCGCCGACCTCGGGCAGGTCGCCGAGCGGCTCGGGGTGCACAAGTCGACCGCGCTGCGGCTGCTGCGCACCCTGCACGAGCACGGGCTCGTCTACCGCCAGGAGGACCAGCGCTACCGCCTCGGCGCCCGCCTCTTCGCGCTCGCCCAGGAGGCCGTCGAGAACCTCGACGTACGGGAGATCGCGCACCCGCACCTCGTCGCGCTCAACGAGCGGATCGGACACACCGTCCACCTCGCCGTGTACGAGGACGGCGAGGTGCTGTACATCGACAAGGTGGAGAGCCGCTACCCGGTGCGGATGTACTCGCGCGTCGGCAAGCCCGTCGCCATCACCGTCGCCGCCGTCGCCAAGCTGCTCCTCGCCGACCTGCCCGACGCCGAGCGCCGCGCGGTCGCCGACAAGCTCGACTACCCGATGTACACGTCCCGTTCGACACCGAACGCCGCCGCGTTCCTGAAGGAGCTCGCGGCCGTACGCGAACAGGGCTGGGCCACCGACCTCGGCGGCCACGAGGAGTCCATCAACTGCGTGGGCGCGCCGGTGCGCGGCACCGACGGCCGCGTCGTCGCCGCCATGTCCGTCTCCGCCCCCAACGTCGTCGTCACCGCCGAGGAACTCCTCGGCCTCCTCCCGCAGGTGCGCCGCACCGCGGACGCCATCAGCCGGGAGTACTCCGGCACCATCCCCGAACAGGAAGGCAGTTCATGA
- a CDS encoding RidA family protein → MTEKNEKVALTPATHTAPPARFSHGVRKGNILQVAGQVGFLPAEEGKPPTTAGPTLRAQTLQTFANVKAILEEGGATWDDVMMMRVYLTDVDHFAEMNEIYNAYFEEQGLKAPASARTTVYVGLPKGLLIEIDALAVLDA, encoded by the coding sequence ATGACCGAGAAGAACGAGAAGGTCGCTCTCACCCCCGCCACGCACACCGCCCCGCCCGCCAGGTTCTCGCACGGCGTGCGCAAGGGGAACATCCTCCAGGTCGCCGGACAGGTCGGGTTCCTGCCCGCCGAGGAGGGCAAGCCGCCGACGACCGCCGGGCCGACCCTGCGCGCGCAGACCCTCCAGACCTTCGCCAACGTCAAGGCGATCCTGGAGGAGGGCGGCGCCACCTGGGACGACGTGATGATGATGCGCGTCTACCTCACCGACGTCGACCACTTCGCCGAGATGAACGAGATCTACAACGCGTACTTCGAGGAGCAGGGCCTGAAGGCGCCCGCCTCGGCGCGTACGACGGTGTACGTGGGCCTGCCGAAGGGCCTGCTCATCGAGATCGACGCGCTGGCCGTTCTGGACGCCTGA
- a CDS encoding GntP family permease — MSYPLAATAPPPPPPHTGGILPLIGGTTGLLTVAALGIALLLHLIIKVRLQPFVALLAVSIAVGLGAGLSVTELFGTVQKSAAVSTVESGMGGILGHVAIIIGLGTMLGAILEVSGGAEVLSARLLALFGERRAPLAMGLTGLVFGIPVFFDVGIFVLAPIVYAAAKRSGKSILLYAMPLLAGLSMTHAFLPPHPGPVAAAGLFHVSLGWVILMGAVVGLPSVAAAWAYAAWIGERIFVEVPQDMVEAAQEARAGVAAEQRERPVSLATVLAVIGTPLLLILAATFSSIALDPSRGRSVIEFFGNPFVALTIALVLAYYLLGIRRGWSRESLETVSTASLKPVGNILLVVGAGGVFGAVLKASGIADALARTFHDVGLPVIVLAWLISVALRVAQGSATVAIVTTAGIVVPLVEGGSYSQAHLALIIMAISAGSIFASHVNDGGFWMVSKYFGISERDTLRSWTVLESVLSVAGFGVASLLSLLI, encoded by the coding sequence ATGTCGTACCCGCTCGCCGCCACCGCGCCCCCGCCGCCTCCGCCGCACACCGGCGGGATCCTCCCCCTCATCGGCGGTACGACCGGTCTGCTGACCGTCGCCGCCCTGGGCATCGCCCTCCTCCTCCACCTGATCATCAAGGTCAGGCTCCAGCCGTTCGTGGCGCTGCTCGCCGTCTCCATAGCCGTCGGCCTCGGGGCCGGTCTCTCCGTGACGGAGCTCTTCGGCACGGTCCAGAAGTCCGCCGCCGTCTCGACGGTCGAGTCCGGCATGGGCGGCATCCTCGGGCATGTGGCGATCATCATCGGGCTCGGGACGATGCTGGGCGCGATCCTCGAAGTCAGCGGCGGCGCCGAGGTGTTGAGCGCGCGGCTGCTCGCGTTGTTCGGGGAACGCCGCGCCCCGCTCGCCATGGGCCTGACCGGTCTGGTCTTCGGCATCCCGGTCTTCTTCGACGTCGGCATCTTCGTCCTGGCGCCGATCGTGTACGCGGCCGCCAAGCGGTCCGGCAAGTCGATCCTGCTCTACGCCATGCCGCTGCTCGCGGGCCTGTCCATGACGCACGCCTTCCTGCCGCCGCACCCCGGCCCGGTGGCGGCCGCCGGGCTGTTCCACGTCTCGCTCGGCTGGGTGATCCTGATGGGCGCGGTGGTCGGCCTCCCGTCGGTGGCGGCGGCGTGGGCGTACGCCGCGTGGATCGGAGAGCGGATCTTCGTGGAGGTGCCGCAGGACATGGTGGAGGCGGCCCAGGAGGCGCGGGCAGGGGTGGCGGCGGAGCAGCGGGAGCGGCCGGTCTCGCTGGCCACGGTGCTGGCGGTCATCGGCACGCCGCTGCTCCTGATCCTGGCGGCCACGTTCTCCTCGATCGCCCTGGACCCTTCTCGCGGCCGCTCGGTCATCGAGTTCTTCGGCAACCCGTTCGTGGCGCTGACGATCGCGCTGGTGCTCGCGTACTACCTGCTGGGCATACGGCGCGGGTGGTCCCGCGAGTCCCTGGAGACGGTGTCGACGGCGTCGCTCAAGCCGGTCGGCAACATTCTGCTGGTGGTGGGTGCGGGCGGGGTCTTCGGCGCGGTCCTGAAGGCGTCCGGGATCGCGGACGCGCTGGCGAGGACCTTCCACGACGTCGGCCTCCCCGTGATCGTGCTGGCCTGGCTGATCTCGGTGGCGCTGCGGGTGGCCCAGGGCTCGGCGACGGTCGCGATCGTCACGACGGCGGGGATCGTGGTGCCGCTGGTCGAGGGCGGCTCCTACTCCCAGGCGCACCTGGCCCTGATCATCATGGCGATCTCGGCGGGTTCGATCTTCGCGTCGCACGTCAATGACGGGGGGTTCTGGATGGTGTCGAAGTACTTCGGGATTTCGGAGCGGGATACGTTGCGGTCGTGGACGGTGCTGGAGTCGGTGCTGTCGGTGGCGGGGTTCGGGGTGGCGTCGCTGCTGTCCCTGCTGATCTAG